The proteins below come from a single Streptococcus hyointestinalis genomic window:
- a CDS encoding DUF3021 domain-containing protein: MKVKDLFVAGCQGLSIGLVCSLVFSALFSEVYSPLNPYSIMGVWYGQHLTNVQTMAVCAGLWFLIGCLFSLGTWFFQQEWSLLRMTICHFVAMLIGLFGIGFLAGWYNPNVANALLFVIVFSIIYAIIYWFSLQEMKRVIREVDGQLKHSKDK; this comes from the coding sequence ATGAAAGTTAAGGATTTATTTGTTGCAGGTTGTCAAGGCTTGAGTATTGGTCTTGTGTGTTCACTGGTGTTTTCTGCTTTGTTTTCAGAGGTTTACAGTCCCCTAAACCCCTACTCAATCATGGGTGTTTGGTATGGTCAACATCTGACCAACGTGCAAACCATGGCGGTTTGTGCAGGTTTATGGTTTTTGATTGGTTGTCTCTTTTCTCTCGGCACGTGGTTTTTCCAACAAGAATGGAGTCTTTTGCGCATGACCATTTGCCATTTTGTAGCCATGCTTATAGGTCTCTTTGGCATTGGCTTTTTAGCAGGTTGGTACAATCCAAATGTAGCAAATGCACTTTTGTTTGTCATAGTCTTTAGTATCATTTACGCCATCATTTACTGGTTTTCGCTACAGGAGATGAAGCGGGTCATCCGAGAAGTTGATGGGCAGCTAAAGCATTCCAAAGACAAATAG